AGTGATTCGTCGTGGCGGTCAGTCGAAGTGTGCTGATTGCAATGCCTGATTAGAATCGAACAGATCCAGCTACACAAGACATCAATGACATTTCTTCGAATACCTGTCAAAGAAAATCCGGAAAATTCAGGAAAGTAACATAGGTTGTACTTTGGCCGGTACATCcaggattgaaaaatttgcttcATTGAATTTATATTTCTGATCACATTAACGACATCTTGACAAGTATACCCTAGTTTTTATGACTGCTCATGTCTACTTTTACTTGGTATTTGCTTTATTTTTACTGCTTTTACTCTAacggatatttttaatttccggCAGATTTGTTGAGATTGACAACTCTGACATgtcacttttttcaaatttgacagTGATTCAGGGCAGAAAATGCACGTGCTGCGGCGTTCACGGTGTTCGcaatgcatacatacatacataagtAGGTAGGcatttatacgtacgtacgtacattaAAGAGTATACTAAGTAGAACCGTCGGCGATGCaacatgttttctttttttttttttgaatatatattgATGCATAAGCTGCATTGAAGACATTCTATTAGTTTTGTTGAAATTCTTTCTATTGCATCGTATGACCTCTCTAATTCCTGTATGAACGTGGAACACGCAGAGGAAGAAAATAGTATATCATCAGTCCGTTATCAAAAGAAGAGCAGCATACAACTTTACAAAGACTTATGGATAAATCGGAGCCCAAAGTATTAACACGTTAGAATGTCCCCTTCACCTTGCCAAGGTGAACGGATGCGCGCAGAGGCCATCCGGTACCGAGATGACAACTTTCCGTGCAGTACATGTTCGGAACCGCTAAAATGTCGAAGGAAGAGGATGGAAAAATCGACGGGAAATGGATCTCATCTTGTCGGTATATTCCGATATCACTCGGCGTGGAACCGAACCGAGCCGCGTACTCGCTGGTCTTACCAGAGTACGGAACCCTGCATACAGACTTCGGCCTGACGTTATCGGCCTCGGTTTTATCGCGGTGAAAGTAAGATCCGATTGGCGTCATCTTCTTCGGTCCGAAACCCCGGCATTTTGGTGTCCCCTTCGCGTCGTAGAAGGTGACGATGTCCTTCCTCGCAACGCCGTTCTGTTGCTCGAGCGTGAAACGCGGGTGAGCGAGCTGTGAGGTGCTCACAAATATGTCCAGATGCTTGTAGTATCCCGGCTGATTGGAAGGAACCGACGGGAACTCGTCTCGGCCCGAAGCGCGGACTTGACACGTCGATTCCTCGACGGGACTTCTGAAGGGCACTGGTAAAGGATCAGCTCGAATTTTGTCGGGCGTCGAGTAGTGGTCAGCTGTGAAAGAGGCCCGCGATAAGTCAGCTTTTAAGTGTCAAAAAATCCTATGATGCACATGATAGTTCAGGACTTGGGTGCGCGTTTTAGGTAAAATTCTCTTGAAAACGAaaggataaaaagaaagaacgtCTATAAGCAAgacattttttgaatatcCTTCGATCGGACGGTTGCTCTCAAACTttcgttttcaaaaacttCCGACAATACGCAGACCCGTGGGATAGTTTATTATACCGCTACGCAGGCTACCCTAGAAGTCGAAAATGCGGACCTGTGCTACTTTTGCAAACTTTCATCGGCATTACTGGATCTTTCATGCATTTTTCGTGAAGTGATCGAAGATCCGGATTGCCGAAAGAAAATCTGTTCATCCAATCTTGGGCTTTTCGGTCGTCCCAATACTTGGTGTCGAAAGTACGTTTGTAGATCGATTCGCTAGTTAGGTCAAGCATCACGGGATGTTGGGATCTGAGATCCTTTCGAGATTCCCTTTTCACGCGCAAGTGATTCAGGGGATGATCGACGGTGTTTTCATAGTAATGAGCACGCTTCGAGGACGTTTGATAATGGTCGTTAATAGCCCCATTCCGCGGCGAAGACGATCTACACGTGCAAGAAGCCATGTCTCGCGGAATTTAAAAGTTTTTGTCGACACGACCGGTCGTCTGTATACAAATCTCCGAAATTATGCGAATAACACCGTCACGAGGACATAGCAGACTGCTATTACTACGATAGTACGCGGGAATAAATATTGTGATTACAAAACGCGATAGCAGCGTAAAAGAGCGCTTATCGCCTTAGCGGATCATCTCCATAGATTTCGTAGGTTGTCTAACTTGACATTCCGGCATTCCTCCCCTCTGAAACAATGGAAAAACGCCTTCCCGCCAAATTGACTGTCCTCCGTACGTCGTGAAGTTGCCGATGCAGCGCCGATCGTCAACCGTCGAACGatacgaggttgaagttagttgttttgttttgatcggtttactgaatttcaggcAATCGTataatcgcgaaataacggctTTTCCCTAGTACGGAATCGTCACGATAACGTaactaacttcaatatgatCGAACTACGAAGAACGCGTTTGTGGTCAGTCTCGCAAGTGAAAACAGGGACGAGAATCGCGCCGGTCGCTGGGATGGGTTAATTACGCGACGCACATGCTTCCGAGCCATTGTCAGCATCTCGCGGTGTATCACTTACACCTAGGTACCGCTCTCGTACCTAGTCCGACGTTATTTTCGGTCACTCGGCGCGATGACCGCGGTCCGCGTATCGACATAAGAAGTTGAAGCGACGCTGTTGTTATGTGTTTAAACGGCTTCAACGTCCTTGCGACAGTGTTTGTGACTTGTGCCTCGGTGATAATATCGTGCGTTGTGCAACACGGATCGTATGCCTGCTCGTCATCCTGCACCTTCCGAAGGTAATCTGACAATTATTACACATAATTATTGTGCCTGTAAGCATGTAGGAAAGCATCTCGAATTTCACTGTGCGTGTTATACATACTCTTATCGATGTACACCTACGCAATCCCTCGATGGATGCAGACACCGGCGGTCACGCATTTCTTTCGTTTGGTGTTTTGTATGTACGTCGGGTTTAATCTGCCTCCCGTGTTATATGTAAGAATCATATCTTACGCATTTTTGATTACGGAATTGATACTCCTCAGTTTGTATGTCAACTATTTCTGCTCCATCGCAATACAACTCTCGATTTCGTCAGATTAGGTATACGCTAGTTAGGCCTACCTTAAATTTGAAACGTCGAGGGCGGAGGGGGAATATCCAATGAAAacatgaggctgaagttagtaatgtTGACGTAACGAAAgatcagagaaaaaattattattgcgcatttttagaataattttcgaTGTAAAATTGGCtttgcaaaatatgagtacattttatttatcatggtttattaaattttaaacattcctaaatttctgaaaattcctTTGTCAAGTACCAAATTTTCATGTCAAGGGAGTCGTGTGATATGGGCTCACCTGGGACATAATACAATACTGCACAGGAAGATAGGATATTAATGTTAACACACAGTCTAAATAATTGCcgttttttcgttcaatttattacacgtcAAGATATTACATTTATTATGTTCATAGTCCTAGTCCTACGGAAATAGTAGTCAGCCTGTGTTCTTCTTGAAtttacatgatttttttctgttctctttttctaaTCTCCCTGCACCAATCTCCGTTAAAACAAATTCCAGATGATTATATGCAAATTTGTTTATACTTTTGGATTTGCGAATGACAGTTTGGCCTGTTAATGTACCACAATTGACCGATCGtctcttttattattttacgacTGAGGACGGTAAGATAATTAAGAGAAACGGAATAATGTACAGTACAACTTCTATCTTTGTGAGAAATTGGAACCAGGGATTGTTGAAGTGATGAACGAATGAGTGTCTTTCTCGCTACAACCCTTCTACGCCATCTCAACTCCAAAGCTTTCCTCCCCATTTGTTCGTGAGTTTGAGCTCTGCCACCGACTGACGATGTGGATCTACAATTATCTACAATGACAGGAGTTGTACCGTTCATAATGAGGCGATTCCGACAAATCGTGCCATCGCATCACACATCTTATTACACATTATTATGTTTGctacatttatttatagatttaaaacatttttttagtcGTTTtagtttcgtgaaatttttttggtttctttcaTTTCCGTTTCCTTATTTTTTGAAAGCACATAACACTTATATAGTTGGTatgtttttcattgtttactGAACTTGTAACGATCGAAAGATCGATACAACATTGGCTAAGCTTGACCACGGTCACAAATTCTATACGAAACACATCAAGATCGtttaaagagagagagagagacaaggTCACAATAAGGTTACAAACGAATGAACTTATGGGGACCGTTGAACGTAATATCTGAggtaaaaaaacatttttcgccAATGTTGACAGagtttactttttcttcttattgttcgtttttctcatctttttttttaactgcaAGATAATCCCCAGGTAAAAACGCGGCGTGTGGAAAAAAACGAATGCCACGCAGTTTAATTAGGTACTTCTCAAACTAAGCTATTATATCCCTCACATTTATAAAACACGAGTTTATGACTCGAATCAGGTTTTGCGCTATACAAGAGCAAAActtaaacttgaaaattcataTTCTATAGTtataaagaacaaaaaaacctAACATCAGATTCGCGTCGACTGTTCTATGTAAATTGATGATAATAAATCGGCAGATAGTAGCTAAGAGGtagtattcatttttttacggtttttgtttttacttttcctTATCCTTAGtgtttatatttcaaaaaaatatctttcctCATTAATTTTTCCGACCACCGCGCCTCTTCATAGAAGACGTACACTGCGGACAATACCATTTTCCTTTCGGTGGCGCAGAAATTCCGACACACGGGTAATGAAACCATTCAAACGGACACTGAAACAAATGTTGCAAATAATTATCAATCGAAGTAAATATGGGAGGAAAACCCTGCGTACTGCATctgtttttataaataatacgtAGAGCAAATGTAAGCATGTTAACGCTTGATACTCACATCCTGGTTATCGCAAGCAACCATGTCGCCGTAAGACACTTGATTGCATATGCAATATCTCGGCTCGTTCGGGTCGTACGGCCAATCTGTATTATCTGCATCTGTCACTGCTGCTGTAGCCGTTACTCCAGGTGGAGAGACGGGTTGTTGAACTGCCGCTGGTATCACACTGGTACTAGGTACTGTAGTATTAACTTTTCTGCAAGCGAAGAAACACTAGTGAGTTCTGTCGGTGGAGATAAAAATACAGGAAAATCTGGTTTTCTTTGATCATTGTACCCCGAAGTCTTATTTGGCCAATTGAATTCTTCTCTTTCAAAGTATACATACTTTTTATGTTTCTTGGTGGTTTCTTGAATCGCAGCTATAGCAGTCTGTGCAGCACCAGCTAATTCCCTACTAAATTCAGCCGCGTGAACACCTCCGGTATTGATGGCTTCATAGCTCGCCTTAAGACTGGCGGTTCGCCGTCCCTGCTGCATTTGTTGCGTTGCAGCAATTGCCTGCGATGCAGCAGCAGCTATCGCGTTACCACCAGCGCCAATATGCCCTAAACCGTAATTGACCGGACCAACTGTACTAGCTATTGCCGTCGGCGCGGACGGCAGAGTAGTTGCAATTATTGGACCAGAATTTGCCGAGGCTGGTCGTGATTCTGGAAGACTTtgcgacgatttttcaatcactaATCGTTTTTCTACCGATACCGAGGACGCGTTGGAGTCTCTCCGTTTCTCTGACCGTGCTGCAATTAAAAGTATCAATAAATACCAGATTGAACAGAAATTTACTTGAAGAACCGTTTATGACAGCAGATCACAAGTACTTGAAAGTATCATTGGGGAAAATTTATAATCTGTTAGCCCTTGCGTCCCGGTAGCTAAGGGGAGTCCAAGTAAAATTGGTTCATTGCACGTTTTCTTAGCAAGATTTCTCTGTGATTGTGACGAAGTTTTGAACTTTCgctagataaaatataaactatCATCAATGTAAACTGTTTTGAATCAGATGACCTGGTTCACaactcattttatttttttcaagtttccaaACAGACGTAGcaattttaagaaaatatGATAATTTGAACAGTAAAGTGAAATGGGAATATTCTGCAGCTGAcatgtttttgaaattcgatttaGAAATTGAGAATATACAGTAGcgctcaaaagtattttgacaaAGATAGTAATTCAGTTAATTACATACAAGTAAAAactacaaaaataaataaaattattggtCGTAAGAAATTCGATGTTCTACAtaactgttaaaaattaactCTCGATTGCTcgaaaataaagtgaaaacaaagaaaagtaagaaaaacgaTTGATCAAAGAAGTTACAAATTTCATGTTATCAAAATAGTTTCGAGCGCTACTGTATCATTATTGACGACCATAATTGACGATTTACACTCACAATGTCCGTGACTGTCCCGAGTTCTAGTAGAAGTAAAACTATAACGATTCTCTTTTTGACTACTGTTGGTTGGCGGTTGATCCAATTCTAAGGATCGTTTTTCtaatatttctgtaattccTTTGTTGTCAGCCTCAAGTTccattttaaatttatgaagCTCTTGGTCAAGTCGCCTCAAGTATCTATCCACCAAATCGTACATCTGATTAGCTAAGTGCACTTTTTCATCGGCATCTTCTAAAGTTTTGTAATAGTCTTTTCGTATCGTTTCATATTCCGCCTCCTTGTCACTTGGCTTCATTTTCTTGGCGTTTGAAAAGAAGGTTTTCACCTTTTTCTCCAGGCTATCCATCGAGTCTACAAAGTTTACAACAGATTATTGAAACTACGAAGACAATCGTGGTAGAATGACTCGGTTCTTGCGCTGTATCCCATAATCTTTTACATTATGACACGCAGAGTAACAGGGTTTGTACGCTTTTTGGAATatgaaattccctgacttttccaggTATTCCTGCTTGAAAATAGGAATTTTCCAGTAACCTTTCAACAAAAAAGACAGTGAttaatgacaatatttttacaaattaatACTAATACCTTCAATATGACCTAGTAACTATCTTACTTTCTGACtatcaatttacaaacaacagcCTGCAATTTTCcataagaagaaaatgaaaaacggttTGGTATCAAGTAATATATATAGAATGTACGAAGTGGTGCaaggaaacaaaattttaagcGCAATTATTTTGTCTCAAGATTAGTAGTACTTTGTACAAGAACGAGCTTAGTACTTCGACAGACTCAAAATTCCAGTCTTGTTTTCAAAAGTCTCTAACTTTTCCTTCCATATTTTCCTGGTGCGTACGAACCCTGAGTaatatagaaaataaaatagtatACTTTGCACTCCCAGGTCCATTTCTCTCATCTCAGTGAATCTGTCGCGCAGCTCCTGCGGAAGATGTTCGATCACTAGAAAAAGTAAGCGGAGTTGGAGTTTCGAGGCAACATAACCAAACGGTGGTTCAAATAAAACGGGTGAATATTGTATGAAAAGCAAAGTTGGAGGCAAGAAATCAATTTATACGGGACTGAAACATCCCTGATACATTGTCGGAATTAATAGTAGTGCAAAACTTGTGGGTAGTGAGATTGGCTTGATGTACTAAACGTCCGAATAACATCAGCCTAACCTACAAAAGGCTAAATAATTCGCGTCTAATACAATCAAATAAGATGACGGTGTCGATGTCGGGCTAAAAgaagacgaaaattttccatgAATAACGAACACGCGAAACTACAACGCGATATTGATGGGGTCTTAATTTTTACGAGGATATTTGTCAGGCTCGTCGAGGCCGAATGCCTTCGTTAAGGTTAGTAGGTCCCTTGTAAGTTCGGGCTTGTGCTGTCGTCTCCGATTTTACGTACTTTCGACGTAATCTTCAAGATACAGCATCCTTTCGAGCCGACGTACAGTTCCTGGATCCTGGGTCTACGGTTGTTTTACTATTTTCGAAACTGAGGTGCTGACCACGGACTCggaaatttattatatctcAGCAGTCGACGGGAAGCGTGTTTACGGCGACTTGATTGCGTGCTGCACCCAAAAACATTCACCCATTCATActggtaattttatttattcttgtaGGATAAGCGATTCATCACTATTTCTGCCAACGATTATATTGATTCTTTTTCAATCTGCCGGTGGCTTCCCTTCATCAATTTTAcagacgtaaaaaaaatattcactgtTAATATATCTCTGCCTAGCGACGACGCGCAGATCTTGTCTGTCCGTCGGATCCTGACCTCCATCTTGAAAAACACGAGTCAGGATATCAGGGGCGGATAGATTCAGGGTCGTATTCGTCGTTACTTAGAACCCCGTGATTGCATTGTTCAAAATGCCTTGACTACGTTCTGATCAATTCTTTATCCCtgaagtaaaaattcattaaactCGCGCGAAGAATCAGCTACATGAATGATAGTCAAGATACCAATCTTAGAGGCACAGgcatacatattttttgttaGGTAAAACAAAATGATTCGACGTAGCCCAACACGGATCGACCTGAAGCTCGATGATTTGCTGGAATTCGAGGCTATAAGGAAAGAAcgggaaaataaaaaggagGCGGAGAAGCAGCCAGGATTCAATCCGCCAGCTTGGGGCAAAATTCCACCAACTGAGTTACAGGAGCGTATTGGTTACGTTCCACCACCGTCGCAAGCTCCCTCACTTGCTCGTCCTAATATATAATGAATTTGTGCAGCATGTCTATATATTACTTTACAAATATAGTTTTATCAAATTAAACTTTTTACACCATTGGCATAAATCTTGAAGTTAATTATCTTGGCTCATAATGAGTAGTTTGTTTTGCAAAACTATCTTCTTCAATCACAGGGATAAAAGAATGCTAAGAATAATGCGTGTAATTATGGTCAAACGCGTTTATTTAAATGACTATTAATAACGTACGTATACTTTTATCTGTACAGGTATTTGGCGTTTGATATTACAAATGTTGAATGGGAAATTTGCCAATGCGTAGGCATATTGTACTCCATAATGAGTGATGAATAGATGAGAAAATAATCACAGCTGATATTTTAGTATTGCCAACTAATACGTTTCGTCATCTCTGTAGATGATAACCATCAATTATTGCTAAATAATCATCGCCCCTATCTTACTACTGCattaatcattttcatatGATCTGCATAACCTAATCTGAGTATTATCACCAACATTATCAACTCggtattaaataaatttaattttcttgaaatagTAAAGAACTTCGGTTTCCAGTCCCCATTTGcctaaataatttttcatggcATATTAtggtatatattttatgaGATTCCGCGTTTCTATATTATTATCCATTCATTTTACTTTCAAGCAATTTCGCTTGATTCGTAACGAAGATGCAACGGAAAGCACCATTCCGTTTCCACGTGGCTACGTCGATACGCCGATGAAAATACTTATAACCCCTTATTAAAGTACAGGAACTTTGGTACATTTCCGTCTTTGCAATTCTTCTTCAAAATCTCGTAATTCTCTGGCTCCCACTTTTGAATAGTGCTCACGGCAATGGAGCTGTAAAAAGCAAAAGgaatcgttttcttttttctgtttccattttctaaaaaaataacataattCACGTAAAACGTCACGGTATGATGAAACTTGAACTCACCAGTTTTGCGGGAACAGAGCGCAAGCAGTTGGTACCATGAATGTTAGGCTAAAAAATAAAGTCACAGAATAAATACTTTCCATAACGTTGATGAGATATTTGTGCGTATGCATCTACTCACAAACATCCGACTAGCATAATTTGAATTGGTGCATGAAGTGGTTTAATCCTCTGCATCCAGCCGTACGTTTCCAGCTTCGCCATAATTGGCGGAAGAATCACTGtataaagaaataattgaGATAACGTTGTCAGAcaattagaaattgaaaatttctattgCATACGTTACTCACGCATTCCTGGGGCGCACATAACGATCCTTGAAAAAGTTACTTGACTGATACCCTTGACTGCAGCGATCTGTAATTAAATGTACTTGAATATCCATGATTAACTTGACGTATTCGCGGTCTAACGGTATCAATATCGAGATGATAAATCGGTTGTTGTTAAAGTCTTCGTAGGTGCTCACCTTAGATTTCGTTAACTTGTTACCGTTATCGTCGCAGACGTCAACTCCGTTGGCGATCTCGACCTGCCTCATCAATGGAATATTCGCGCAGTTTGCCGCAGCCACAGCAGCGAATGGGACGTATCTCTGAAAATGATCGCTTTTATAAGATCTCGTGTTTTCTTACGAGTTCGCGATTCTCCAAGTTGGATATTTAGTCAATTCGATCAGACTCACGGCCATCAGGGGGTTCGCCCTTTTCTGCCAGTAAGATTTGCACCCTATTGCCGTTATCATTGCGGCGGCCGTCGCGCTGAAGTACGCGGTGCAGAGCTGAGTGGTGCTTACAGGGCTGTTCGCATTTCGGTTTGTGTAGTTCACAAGGGCGTTGAAGGACTGGTTTACCCATTGCCAAAATACGACCGCCGTCGTTGTTCTGTCAGGGAAAATTGCGGGCGAAATTCACACGGGAGATAAAATAACTGCACGCTTTCAAAACGGCATTCGCCTACAGCGTGATTAAGtaacgtgaaagaaaaatctaaatataaGTACCTATAAAATTGAAGCATAGCTCCGGTGATGGCCATGCCTCCGGGTACCTGGAAAGACATTCTTCCAAATACATTTTGCAAGTCCCCAGTATCCGGGTGAAACGCCGATTCGTAGAgtttttttgcataaattattttctccttGCTCGTTCCGACGGGTTCCTTGCCCACTCTGAAACAAGACGAGAAAAATGTTCCGCCTATACCGTCGAAAATCTTTGGCTAATTTTAAAGTGCCTGGTGCATCTTGTAACGTATTATATTGTAGGTATATACGCTTAGTATAATGTGCAGAGGCGGCAAAATACGAGCTGCTGCATGTTTGTACCTATAGTCGCGAAAATGTCCTTGTCCTCGCTGAACTTTAATAATAGATTTCATCTAACCGATGCTCTTTGCACACTTCCGCGTAAGTACGATGTGCATCTGGGTGAACCTTGATCCTCATATCTATACCGTTTTACGCTTATTCCGTTCGCGATGgcgaaaagataaaaatatatgccactcgattaaaaaaaaaaaatgtatataatatcacTCAGAGTGCAATCTTATACACAGCCTTGCTACGTAAGTTATTAGAAACAGCGCGCGAATTACTTAATTCAACACTCAACGCTCAACACTAACAGTATGCATAGTTCCAAGGTCCCGAAGTTAAAAATCAGCTTCTCTCACTTgtgaatgataataattataccagtttgtttatcaaaattatgcGCTGGTAATGGagattttatattatacaaactgcgtcaatttttatttatcatttaatCCCATTTTAGACGGATAATAATTACGCTTATATGGTTTGGAGATGCCTCGGCTGATTGTTGAATGTATCGAGCGGTGATTTTTCAATGCCGCATTGTTCGATGCAGGGATGTTATGATGTAATTCGAAGAATCAACACCTGGCACGCAGCTTCTTCCGCGAGCATAATTTAGAACATAGTACGACACATGCAGCATGCCTCTCTTTATGCAATAATACACGTAATATAACTCGTGTGTTGACAATTAACCCATCGATCGCACATCGCGTCACATAAATTTtaatcgcgaaaattacctgtATTGTTCGCACAGCTCCTTTGCCGCCAGGAGTTGCTCGCTGGAAGTGGTACAGGTCCTGAAATCGGTTACCCAAGCAAAATGCTTCCATCGTCCAGCGAAAGTGCTTAGATCCCAAAGCGGTTTATCCAGATCTATCCTTTCCACTGCCATGTCGGTGTCTCTGAATGTCTGAATTCTCGATTTACAAGTACACGCGATAATTTGGCTCTGTAAGAATTgcagtttttattattattattattattattattattattattattattattattattattattattattattattattattattattattattattctttgaaAACATGTGCTAAAAACGATTTTTCGGTCGTCCAACATCTTTGCAACCTTACCCGTTATAACAGTTACGAGAAACAAAATACAATCGTAGAGATTTGAAAAGTTAGATCAGTTCTGTAGAGGTGGGTCGGACATGgcttaaaatattgaaactacGGTTCGTTCAGACTCCTCTATACGACCGTTTAATTCGGTATAATTAAGGCTTGCAGCTGAACGTtcaacgttgaaattttttggccgtaaTACGAAGTCCGGAGGTTGCCCTTATTCTACTTTACAAGCCTTTTCCTATCCGGGGACGCCGGCTTTACGGGCTATCGACCTTCGCTTGTACAGAACTGTAGTTACCGCATCGCCTCGTTCCTCTTCCTGCCTATAATAATTACCGCATAATGTGCACATGTGTTTTTTCCTTCGATTTGCGCAAAAACGGGCATCCAGCTGCAGCTGGTCCACGAGGTTGACCCAATTCTCCTATTactgtatattgtatacatacgtTACAGGTACGGGTTCTCGTGCATAATAATACAGACGGGtctattttcattcgttgccaACATATTCAACACTTTTCGTCCAGATCTCAGGCCAGTTTACATAGCATAGATAGCGAGAAGAATATGATACGTTAGGCTTAAGGTGGGTAGGTGTGTATtgaacgaacgaacggacGACCGTCACGTGAGCGTATAAGTACGCGAGAATCAAAGTGCGAGGACGGTAATTGTGAGAAATGTGATCGTGAGAGGTCATACAGGTATGCACGGTTTATCCTTTGGAGCGACGATTAACGGCTGAATCTCATATTAATTCCGAATTTCGTTCGATCTCCGACAGTtgcgatgagaaaaaaaagtaatataaACTTGCACACGTTGCTTTTTTATTGGTAAACAACATTCCCAATCCGCTTACCGGTGACCGCGTGTGTCGCTTCGCCTCGCTTCTTTCTTCACGTCACTGATCCGCTCGCTGCTCTCTACTGCCGCTTATCGTTAGTACTTTCGAAGAATGAAAACCTGACAAACCCACCGCGAATACCGACACGCCATCGTCAGGGGACAAGCTTCGGAACTTGGAACACCGCCGGCGGACGGCTCCGTTGGCAACGTCTTCCTCTTCCTTATTTTTATCTCGCTCGTAATCgtcgaattcatttttatttttaaatttgcattttttcgcTCACCTTTCTTATGCCGACGATGTAATTCTACTGGTATAGCCTTACATTTCACTTGCCTTT
This genomic stretch from Neodiprion pinetum isolate iyNeoPine1 chromosome 6, iyNeoPine1.2, whole genome shotgun sequence harbors:
- the Ing3 gene encoding inhibitor of growth protein 3 gives rise to the protein MLYLEDYVEMIEHLPQELRDRFTEMREMDLGVQNSMDSLEKKVKTFFSNAKKMKPSDKEAEYETIRKDYYKTLEDADEKVHLANQMYDLVDRYLRRLDQELHKFKMELEADNKGITEILEKRSLELDQPPTNSSQKENRYSFTSTRTRDSHGHSRSEKRRDSNASSVSVEKRLVIEKSSQSLPESRPASANSGPIIATTLPSAPTAIASTVGPVNYGLGHIGAGGNAIAAAASQAIAATQQMQQGRRTASLKASYEAINTGGVHAAEFSRELAGAAQTAIAAIQETTKKHKKKVNTTVPSTSVIPAAVQQPVSPPGVTATAAVTDADNTDWPYDPNEPRYCICNQVSYGDMVACDNQDCPFEWFHYPCVGISAPPKGKWYCPQCTSSMKRRGGRKN
- the Sfxn2 gene encoding sideroflexin-2: MAVERIDLDKPLWDLSTFAGRWKHFAWVTDFRTCTTSSEQLLAAKELCEQYRVGKEPVGTSKEKIIYAKKLYESAFHPDTGDLQNVFGRMSFQVPGGMAITGAMLQFYRTTTAVVFWQWVNQSFNALVNYTNRNANSPVSTTQLCTAYFSATAAAMITAIGCKSYWQKRANPLMARYVPFAAVAAANCANIPLMRQVEIANGVDVCDDNGNKLTKSKIAAVKGISQVTFSRIVMCAPGMLILPPIMAKLETYGWMQRIKPLHAPIQIMLVGCFLTFMVPTACALFPQNCSIAVSTIQKWEPENYEILKKNCKDGNVPKFLYFNKGL